In a genomic window of Maricaulis maris MCS10:
- the mddA gene encoding methanethiol S-methyltransferase: MGRAIGFVFGIAVYAFFFVVFLYSIGFVGNLLVPKTIDSGAAGPLAMAIIVNLALLSLFAVQHSVMARPAFKRAWTRLIPAYLERTIYVLLSSVVLAVIYAFWQPMPTVIWSVPDGLATYSLLALFWAGWLIVLVSTFLISHFDLFGLSQIFANLRQRPFKGAPFRKHLFYRLVRHPMMTGFMIAFWAAPVMTVGHLLFAVVTTAYMVIAVYRFEEKDLIAEIGDEYLEYRKEAGAFLPKLRRREPASQPGE; this comes from the coding sequence ATGGGCCGGGCTATCGGGTTTGTATTCGGCATTGCCGTCTACGCGTTTTTCTTCGTTGTATTCCTCTATTCGATCGGGTTTGTCGGCAATCTTCTCGTGCCGAAAACCATTGATTCCGGCGCGGCCGGGCCGCTCGCGATGGCCATCATTGTCAATTTGGCACTGTTGAGCCTGTTCGCGGTCCAGCACAGCGTGATGGCGCGCCCGGCCTTCAAGCGGGCCTGGACCCGTCTCATTCCGGCCTATCTCGAGCGCACGATCTACGTCTTGCTGTCGTCCGTCGTGCTGGCCGTGATCTATGCCTTCTGGCAGCCCATGCCGACGGTTATCTGGTCGGTTCCGGACGGGCTGGCGACCTATAGCCTCCTGGCGCTGTTCTGGGCCGGCTGGCTGATCGTGCTGGTCTCGACTTTCCTGATCAGCCATTTCGATCTGTTCGGCCTGAGCCAGATCTTCGCCAATCTGCGCCAACGGCCCTTCAAGGGCGCGCCGTTCCGCAAGCATCTCTTCTATCGCCTGGTCCGCCATCCGATGATGACCGGCTTCATGATCGCCTTCTGGGCGGCTCCGGTGATGACGGTGGGGCATTTATTGTTCGCTGTCGTAACGACCGCCTACATGGTCATTGCGGTTTATCGCTTCGAGGAGAAGGACCTGATCGCCGAAATCGGCGATGAGTATCTGGAATACCGCAAGGAGGCGGGCGCCTTCCTCCCCAAGCTGCGTCGGCGGGAACCCGCCAGCCAGCCCGGGGAGTAG
- a CDS encoding inositol monophosphatase family protein yields MGTLSPLLTVMTDVASRAGRSLNRDFRDIEHLQVSRKGPADFVSVADHKAEDIIYDRLSQARPGYGFLMEERGIVEGSDRSHRWIVDPLDGTLNFLHGMPHFAVSIALEREGELVAGVVYNPATDEMFHAEKGRGAWLADRRLRVAERKHFDEAVIATGTPYIGKPGQARFLKELHQIMPHCAGIRRMGSAALDLAWVAAGRYDGFWERNLKSWDIAAGIMIVREAGGFVAEADGAENMLETGNIVAGNEPMLAEVVERLKKAAA; encoded by the coding sequence ATGGGTACGCTCTCTCCGCTCCTCACTGTCATGACCGATGTCGCTTCGCGCGCCGGCCGCTCGCTCAACCGCGATTTTCGCGACATCGAGCACCTGCAGGTTTCGCGCAAGGGACCGGCCGATTTCGTGTCGGTGGCTGACCACAAGGCCGAGGACATCATCTATGACCGTCTGAGCCAGGCCCGTCCGGGCTATGGCTTCCTGATGGAGGAGCGCGGCATTGTCGAGGGTAGCGACCGTTCGCACCGCTGGATCGTCGACCCGCTCGACGGCACGCTGAACTTCCTGCATGGCATGCCGCATTTTGCCGTCTCGATCGCGCTCGAGCGTGAGGGCGAGCTGGTTGCCGGCGTGGTCTATAATCCCGCCACCGACGAGATGTTCCACGCCGAGAAGGGCCGTGGTGCCTGGCTGGCCGACCGCCGCCTCCGCGTCGCCGAACGCAAGCATTTCGACGAGGCTGTGATTGCCACCGGCACGCCCTATATCGGCAAGCCCGGCCAGGCTCGCTTCCTCAAGGAACTGCACCAGATCATGCCGCATTGCGCCGGCATCCGCCGCATGGGCTCTGCCGCGCTCGACCTCGCCTGGGTCGCGGCCGGTCGCTATGACGGGTTCTGGGAACGCAATCTGAAATCCTGGGATATCGCCGCCGGCATCATGATCGTCCGCGAAGCCGGCGGTTTCGTCGCCGAGGCTGACGGTGCCGAGAACATGCTGGAAACCGGCAATATCGTCGCCGGCAACGAGCCGATGCTGGCCGAGGTGGTCGAGCGGTTGAAGAAGGCTGCGGCTTAG
- the efp gene encoding elongation factor P — protein MKINGNEIRPGNVLMHQDTLWVAVKTDHVKPGKGGAFAQVELKNLLDGRKLNERFRAADKVEKVRLEQKDYTFLFASDDMLTFMDAETYEQIELQTDFVGEERASYLTDGMTVVVESHEERPIGISLPQHVTLEVADTEPVVKGQTAANSYKPAILSNGVRSSVPPFVGVGEKIIVATEDGSYVKRAD, from the coding sequence ATGAAAATCAACGGTAACGAAATCCGCCCCGGCAATGTGCTGATGCACCAGGACACGCTGTGGGTCGCGGTCAAGACGGACCACGTCAAGCCGGGCAAGGGCGGCGCCTTCGCCCAGGTCGAGCTGAAAAACCTGCTGGACGGTCGCAAGCTGAACGAGCGTTTCCGCGCTGCTGACAAGGTCGAAAAGGTCCGTCTCGAGCAGAAGGACTATACTTTCCTGTTCGCCAGCGATGACATGCTGACATTCATGGATGCCGAAACCTATGAGCAGATCGAGCTGCAGACCGATTTCGTCGGTGAGGAGCGCGCCTCCTATCTGACCGACGGCATGACGGTGGTGGTCGAGTCGCATGAAGAGCGTCCGATCGGCATCTCCCTGCCGCAGCACGTGACCCTTGAAGTGGCCGATACCGAGCCGGTGGTGAAGGGGCAGACCGCTGCCAATTCCTACAAGCCGGCCATCCTGTCCAATGGCGTGCGTTCCTCGGTGCCGCCCTTTGTCGGCGTCGGCGAAAAGATTATCGTCGCGACTGAAGATGGTTCCTACGTGAAGCGGGCGGACTGA